A window of Methanobrevibacter boviskoreani JH1 contains these coding sequences:
- a CDS encoding AAA family ATPase, whose translation MENINIDDINKGLLENNYVSDSEITTTVYLSLALNKPILIEGPPGVGKTELAKTVAKSLGRNFFRIQCYEGITFEQIVGEWNYQKQLLELEAIKGKSKDISTDIFQDEYFIKRPLLSAFSTEKDSVLLIDEIDKADEEVESFLLQALGEKEITVNDLGTFPLKNDLIVILTSNSQRMLLDETKDRCLFLYISYPSVEREVKIVKRKVPEADDDLITKVVELVHRIRKLNLLKKPSVRGSVDWVRSVLNLNMDSQDEALKQSIGSVVKNKSDKEKVLKEVLKD comes from the coding sequence ATGGAAAATATAAACATTGACGATATAAACAAAGGTTTATTGGAAAACAACTATGTCTCAGATTCTGAGATAACCACCACTGTTTATTTATCATTGGCTTTAAATAAACCTATATTAATTGAAGGACCTCCAGGTGTTGGAAAAACTGAACTTGCAAAAACCGTTGCAAAATCTTTAGGCAGAAACTTCTTCAGAATCCAATGTTATGAAGGTATAACTTTTGAACAGATTGTTGGTGAATGGAATTATCAGAAACAATTGTTAGAATTGGAAGCCATTAAGGGCAAATCCAAGGATATTTCTACAGATATATTCCAGGACGAATATTTTATAAAAAGACCTTTACTTTCTGCTTTTTCCACTGAAAAGGATTCAGTTTTACTTATTGATGAGATAGACAAAGCAGACGAGGAAGTTGAAAGTTTTTTACTTCAAGCTTTAGGTGAAAAGGAGATCACTGTTAATGATTTGGGAACATTTCCCCTTAAAAATGATTTAATAGTTATTTTGACTTCAAACTCTCAAAGAATGTTACTTGATGAAACAAAAGACAGATGTTTATTCTTATATATTTCATATCCTTCTGTGGAAAGGGAAGTTAAGATTGTTAAAAGAAAAGTCCCCGAAGCAGATGATGATTTAATCACTAAGGTTGTAGAGTTGGTACATAGAATTAGAAAATTAAATCTTTTAAAGAAACCTTCTGTAAGGGGTAGTGTTGATTGGGTAAGATCCGTTCTTAATTTAAATATGGACAGTCAGGATGAAGCACTTAAACAGAGTATTGGTTCAGTAGTTAAAAATAAATCTGATAAGGAAAAGGTATTAAAAGAAGTCTTAAAAGATTAA